From the Bacteroidota bacterium genome, the window TATCAGAAAAATACAGCGAGGATCAAATAAAAATAATATCTGTATCGTTAGATACAAATAAAGATATGTGGATAGAAGCTGTAAAAGAAGACAAACTTCCATGGCTCCAGGTAAGCGACCTTAAAGGATATAAAAATGAAGCTGCCAGAAAACTTGCTATCAGAGTAATTCCCGAAAGTGTATTAGTTGACCAAAACGGAATTATTATCGGCAGAAACATGATGCAGGATGAAGTTATTGCTAAAGTTGACGATTTCGTTGAAAATAACGCAGCCACTGACAATTAAAATAGAACATTCAGATAAAAACAAATAATTAATATTAATCAATAAACTCAACATGAGAAAAATAGCAATGGCAATTGGATTTGCCACAGCATTAGTTTCTTGTAACAATCAAGATAACCTAACAATAAACGGTAATATTGCCGGATTGGAAAACGGTAAATTAATTGTTGCCAAAATCGAAGAAAACCGTCCTTCAAATATAGATACTATTGAAATAAAAGAAGGAAAATTTTCTTACACAGAAAAAATGGAGGAAGCAGATTTCCGTCTGTTCATACTTGAAGAAAACAGACAAAAAGGTGTTTTCATGTATGTGGGGAATGACAATGTAACTCTTGAAGGAAATATCGACAGTCTTGACAAGTCAGAAATCAAAGGTTCTGCATCTAACGAACTTTACACTGAATTAATCGAAGGATTCAAAGAAGTACAAAAAGAAAAAGGAGAACTTTATCAGGAAGCTCAAATGGCTCAGATGCAAAAAGATTCAATTAAATTAGAATCTTTAAAAGATGCTATCGAGCAAAACGATGCAAAAGGAGAAAACCTGGTTTATGAATTTGCTAAAACAAACAATGAAGCAACTCTTTCTGCATGGGCTTTAAACACTATTATTCAAAAATTTGATTACGAAAAAGTAAACCCTATTTACGAAGGTTTTTCTCAGGAAGTAAAAGACAGCAAATACGGTAAAGATTTAGCCGAAAGACTTGCTAAATTAGCTAAACTGGCTACAGGTGCGGTTGCTCCTGATTTCACTCTTACTACAACTACAGGAGAAGAGTTTAAGCTTTCTGAGCAAAAAGGAAAAGTTGTTCTTATCGATTTCTGGGCACACTGGTGTAAGCCGTGTAGAGCAGAAAATCCAAACAACATTGCCCTAATCGAAAAATATGGAAACGACGGATTCACAATTGCAGGTATTTCTGTAGACCGTCCACAAGATAAAGACAAGTGGTTACAGGCAATTGAGGATGATAAAATCAACTATACTCAAATGTTAGATACTATAGAAGTAAACAAAGAGTATGACGTTCGTTTTATACCTACAACTATCTTACTTGATAGAGAAGGTAAAATCATCGCTAAGAACTTAAGAGGTGAAGAATTAGCTGCAAAATTGAAAGAGATTTTCACAAAATAAGCTAAAATAAATACATATAAAGACCTGCATGTTGACTTATGTCAATATTGCAGGTCTTTTTATTTGTATTTATTGGTATAACCCGCATTATTCACCTCTACCCATGACAATCTTTTTTTTACCGCAAAGTTTCGCAAAGTTATGCGCAATTACGCAGTGCCTCGGCTTAGCCGACGGGAGTAATCATGAACACCAAAAACAATAAATATTTGTGAATAAAGTTTCGCA encodes:
- a CDS encoding TlpA disulfide reductase family protein, which codes for MRKIAMAIGFATALVSCNNQDNLTINGNIAGLENGKLIVAKIEENRPSNIDTIEIKEGKFSYTEKMEEADFRLFILEENRQKGVFMYVGNDNVTLEGNIDSLDKSEIKGSASNELYTELIEGFKEVQKEKGELYQEAQMAQMQKDSIKLESLKDAIEQNDAKGENLVYEFAKTNNEATLSAWALNTIIQKFDYEKVNPIYEGFSQEVKDSKYGKDLAERLAKLAKLATGAVAPDFTLTTTTGEEFKLSEQKGKVVLIDFWAHWCKPCRAENPNNIALIEKYGNDGFTIAGISVDRPQDKDKWLQAIEDDKINYTQMLDTIEVNKEYDVRFIPTTILLDREGKIIAKNLRGEELAAKLKEIFTK